Proteins encoded by one window of Lycium barbarum isolate Lr01 chromosome 11, ASM1917538v2, whole genome shotgun sequence:
- the LOC132617848 gene encoding protein translation factor SUI1 homolog 2-like, whose protein sequence is MVDIVDIDVQIPSAFDPFAEAKDSGAPGSVRSSLPVSYMVDIVDIDVQIPSAFDPFAEAKDSGAPGAKEYVHIRIQQRNGKKSLTTVQGLRKEYSYEKILKDLKKEFCCNGNVVQDKELGKVIQLQGDQRKNVSNFLVSKGVAKKDQIKIHGF, encoded by the coding sequence ATGGTTGATATTGTTGATATCGACGTCCAGATTCCATCTGCTTTCGATCCATTTGCTGAGGCTAAGGACTCAGGTGCACCTGGGAGTGTGAGAAGTTCTCTTCCAGTTAGTTACATGGTTGATATTGTTGATATCGACGTCCAGATTCCATCTGCTTTCGATCCATTTGCTGAGGCTAAGGACTCAGGTGCACCTGGAGCAAAAGAGTATGTTCATATTCGCATACAACAAAGGAATGGAAAGAAGAGCTTGACAACAGTTCAAGGTTTGAGGAAAGAATACAGCTACGAAAAAATCCTCAAAGACCTGAAAAAAGAGTTTTGTTGCAACGGGAATGTTGTGCAGGATAAGGAGCTTGGCAAAGTGATACAACTCCAAGGAGATCAAAGGAAGAACGTTTCTAATTTCCTTGTGAGTAAAGGTGTTGCCAAGAAGGATCAGATCAAGATTCATGGTTTCTAA